One window of Desulfovibrio sp. genomic DNA carries:
- a CDS encoding CvpA family protein: protein MNIADLALLVIWGFFFFRGYFRGLIKEAASILALILGFKVAVLYSPQVSPHLTSLVSNPAFAAPAAFILIFVGVMIACSLLVSGLTALMKLTLIDWANKFFGGFFGLAKGIFITALVLWVWTVLLPKPDFMQSSRLVPVLEKVDSYLSQFIPADWKQKLKSLTPPPVVPQKKPVQEPQPQPKQNAPTQPKKTGNPPDNRAKPGSNQT from the coding sequence GTGAACATCGCCGACCTGGCCCTTTTGGTCATCTGGGGCTTCTTCTTTTTCCGGGGCTATTTCCGGGGCCTAATCAAAGAGGCTGCCTCCATCCTGGCCCTCATTCTGGGCTTCAAGGTGGCCGTGCTCTATTCGCCCCAGGTCTCCCCGCACTTAACCTCATTGGTTTCCAACCCGGCCTTCGCGGCCCCGGCCGCCTTCATCCTGATATTCGTTGGCGTGATGATCGCCTGCTCGCTCCTGGTGTCCGGGCTTACGGCGCTCATGAAGCTCACTCTCATCGACTGGGCCAACAAATTTTTCGGCGGGTTCTTCGGCCTGGCCAAGGGCATCTTCATCACCGCCCTGGTTCTTTGGGTGTGGACCGTGCTCCTTCCCAAGCCTGACTTCATGCAATCCTCCAGGCTGGTGCCGGTGCTTGAAAAGGTTGACTCCTACCTCTCCCAATTCATCCCTGCGGACTGGAAACAGAAGCTCAAAAGCCTGACGCCCCCTCCAGTGGTTCCCCAGAAAAAGCCGGTTCAGGAGCCGCAGCCCCAGCCGAAGCAGAACGCTCCGACCCAGCCAAAGAAAACGGGCAACCCTCCCGACAACCGGGCCAAGCCCGGCTCCAACCAGACCTGA
- a CDS encoding MGMT family protein, translated as MSSTEIIVVKPLALRLEWNNEVLKSIRLTWAADTVKSKHSTPTGRKLEEALAKYVTGAKVDWPELPVDLSVLPAFHKTVLEELARIPAGKVMSYGELAAKCGSPKAARAVGQVMAKNPWPLVYPCHRVLASGGGLGGFGPGLEMKKWLLELEGAL; from the coding sequence GTGAGCAGTACCGAGATCATCGTGGTAAAACCCCTGGCCTTGCGGTTGGAATGGAACAATGAAGTGCTCAAGTCCATCAGGCTGACCTGGGCGGCGGACACGGTGAAATCGAAGCATTCCACTCCTACGGGCCGGAAGCTGGAAGAGGCGCTTGCCAAGTACGTTACCGGCGCAAAGGTTGATTGGCCAGAGTTGCCAGTCGACCTAAGTGTGCTGCCGGCGTTTCATAAGACGGTGCTTGAGGAACTCGCGCGAATCCCCGCTGGCAAAGTGATGAGTTACGGAGAGTTGGCCGCCAAATGCGGCAGCCCCAAGGCGGCCAGGGCAGTGGGGCAGGTGATGGCCAAGAACCCGTGGCCGCTGGTGTACCCGTGTCACAGGGTGCTGGCTTCCGGAGGAGGGCTTGGCGGGTTCGGTCCTGGCCTTGAGATGAAGAAGTGGCTGCTGGAATTGGAGGGCGCTCTCTGA
- a CDS encoding TIGR01212 family radical SAM protein (This family includes YhcC from E. coli K-12, an uncharacterized radical SAM protein.), with protein sequence MKHDPLASAPSCGYNTVSARWRALFGKGSRKIPLDAGFTCPNRDGTISFGGCTFCNEQGSGTGFSSAMTLSQQWEHWRKLRQAKWGDVALIAYLQSFSNTHGPASILEGILGELSSLPDLSGLCLGTRPDCLDDQKLDLLAAFPTSELWLELGLQSSNPATLARVNRGHGPGCFARTVENAANRGIKVLAHVVAGLPGETLADWSATVDFVNRLPVAGIKFHNLYVATSTPLAEEFRAGGFSPLTLEAYAGWVADSLAKLRPDIVVHRIAADPAPGELVAPNWAGDKRLVLDSIADAISRGNVRQGMYWR encoded by the coding sequence ATGAAGCACGACCCACTGGCCTCCGCTCCTTCCTGTGGCTACAATACCGTATCCGCTCGCTGGCGCGCGCTCTTTGGCAAGGGCTCCCGAAAGATCCCGCTGGATGCCGGATTCACCTGTCCCAATCGTGACGGGACGATCTCTTTTGGCGGCTGCACATTCTGCAACGAGCAAGGGTCAGGCACCGGCTTTAGCAGCGCCATGACCCTTTCCCAGCAATGGGAGCACTGGAGGAAACTCAGGCAGGCCAAGTGGGGGGACGTGGCCCTCATCGCATACCTGCAATCCTTCTCCAACACGCACGGACCGGCTTCGATACTTGAAGGAATTTTGGGAGAGCTCTCCTCCCTCCCGGACCTCTCCGGGCTCTGCCTGGGAACCCGGCCGGACTGCCTTGACGACCAAAAGCTCGACCTGCTGGCGGCCTTTCCCACCAGCGAACTCTGGTTGGAACTGGGCTTGCAATCTTCCAACCCGGCAACCCTTGCCCGGGTGAACCGGGGGCACGGGCCGGGGTGTTTCGCCCGCACCGTGGAGAACGCCGCGAATCGTGGGATAAAAGTGCTGGCCCATGTGGTGGCTGGGCTGCCCGGCGAGACGCTTGCGGATTGGTCCGCCACTGTGGACTTTGTGAACCGACTGCCCGTGGCCGGCATCAAGTTCCACAACCTGTACGTGGCCACATCCACTCCGCTGGCCGAAGAGTTCCGCGCGGGCGGTTTTTCGCCTCTCACCCTGGAAGCGTATGCGGGCTGGGTGGCTGATTCGCTGGCAAAGCTTCGTCCAGACATTGTTGTCCACCGGATCGCGGCCGATCCCGCCCCTGGCGAACTGGTGGCCCCAAACTGGGCCGGCGACAAACGACTGGTGCTTGATTCCATAGCTGACGCCATTTCCAGGGGCAACGTCCGTCAGGGGATGTATTGGCGTTAG
- a CDS encoding rod shape-determining protein gives MSRLLDAALGFFSNDLAIDLGTANTLVYVKGKGIVLSEPSVVAVKKDARGINKVLAVGAEAKKMLGRTPGNIVAIRPMKDGVIADFEVTEAMLRHFISKVHNSRRLVRPRIIICVPTGITQVEKRAVKESAQSAGAREVYLIEEPMAAAIGANLPITEPTSNMVVDIGGGTTEVAVISLSGIVYSRSVRVGGDKMDEAIMQYVKRKYNMLIGESTAEQIKIQIGSAHHSTSQGEMEVKGRDLVTGIPQNIIITADEIQKAISEQVESIVQAVRIALEQTPPELAADIVDRGIVLTGGGALLRGLDQLLREETSLPIVIVDDPLSAVVLGSGKALDNLDVLKEVTID, from the coding sequence ATGTCCAGACTTTTGGATGCCGCATTGGGATTTTTCTCCAACGACTTGGCCATAGACCTGGGTACGGCAAACACCCTGGTCTACGTCAAGGGCAAGGGGATCGTGCTTTCCGAACCTTCGGTTGTTGCCGTGAAAAAGGATGCCCGGGGGATCAACAAGGTCCTGGCTGTGGGCGCCGAGGCGAAAAAGATGCTCGGAAGAACCCCGGGCAACATCGTGGCCATTCGGCCCATGAAGGACGGCGTCATCGCCGACTTCGAGGTCACCGAGGCGATGCTTCGTCACTTCATCTCCAAGGTGCACAACTCCAGGCGGCTCGTCAGGCCCCGCATCATCATCTGCGTGCCCACGGGCATCACCCAGGTGGAGAAGCGCGCCGTGAAGGAGTCCGCCCAGTCCGCCGGAGCGCGCGAGGTGTACCTGATCGAGGAACCCATGGCCGCGGCCATCGGAGCCAATCTGCCCATCACCGAACCTACCTCCAACATGGTGGTGGACATCGGCGGCGGCACCACCGAAGTGGCGGTCATCTCCCTGTCCGGCATCGTCTATTCCCGGAGCGTGCGCGTGGGCGGCGACAAGATGGACGAAGCCATCATGCAGTACGTCAAACGCAAGTACAACATGCTCATCGGCGAATCCACGGCCGAGCAGATCAAGATCCAGATCGGCAGCGCGCACCACTCCACCAGCCAGGGGGAGATGGAGGTCAAGGGCCGCGATCTGGTGACCGGCATTCCTCAGAACATCATCATCACCGCCGACGAGATCCAGAAGGCCATCAGCGAACAGGTGGAGTCCATCGTTCAGGCGGTGCGCATCGCCCTGGAGCAGACCCCTCCCGAACTGGCCGCGGACATCGTGGACCGGGGCATCGTACTCACGGGTGGCGGAGCGCTCCTACGCGGCCTCGACCAGCTCCTACGCGAAGAGACCAGCCTGCCCATCGTCATCGTGGACGACCCTCTTTCGGCGGTCGTGCTCGGATCGGGCAAGGCCTTGGACAATCTGGATGTTCTTAAAGAGGTAACAATCGATTAA